In one Nicotiana sylvestris chromosome 8, ASM39365v2, whole genome shotgun sequence genomic region, the following are encoded:
- the LOC138876124 gene encoding uncharacterized protein, translating into MEEIENENKALRDQMKEHQERVDKIPGAPKLLPKCDVGRFIEQPYNEEASPYAIPKTFKMPPYLNIYDGTTDPEDHIIHYVTAVKGNNLSKEQVPSVLLKKFGETLTGGDLTWYSQLPARSIATFEEMADKFVTAQAGAKKAEARVNDIFVVRQMHGEGLRDFLARFNRVRMSLPNVSEGMTVAAFQNGLNRNGSRATRKLLSRLMKYLPTTWEEIHNAYCAEVRVDEDDLNGPTQWLTSVQTEARKDHRNDGRRDQSGPRLGQERH; encoded by the coding sequence ATGGAGGAGATAGAAAATGAGAATAAGGCACTCCGTGACCAAATGAAGGAACACCAAGAGAGGGTTGACAAAATACCAGGTGCCCCAAAGTTGTTGCCAAAATGCGATGTTGGTCGATTCATCGAGCAACCATACAACGAAGAAGCGTCCCCATACGCcattccaaagaccttcaaaatgccgcccTACCTAAACATATATGATGGTACTACCGATCCAGAAGATCATATCATCCACTACGTCACAGCCGTAAAAGGTAACAATCTTTCAAAAGAGCAGGTACCATCGGTACTGTTGAAAAAGTTTGGCGAAACCCTAACAGGGGGAGACCTGACATGGTACTCTCAACTACCAGCACGCTCGATAGCAACGTTCGAGGAAATGGCAGACAAATTTGTCACCGCCCAAGCAGGAGCCAAAAAGGCAGAAGCCAGGGTAAACGATATATTTGTCGTAAGACAGATGCACGGCGAGGGACTCAGGGACTTCTTAGCTCGGTTCAACAGGGTGAGAATGAGCTTGCCGAATGTGTCAGAGGGAATGACAGTAGCAGCCTTCCAGAATGGACTAAACAGGAACGGGTCGAGAGCAACCAGAAAATTGCTAAGCAGGCTCATGAAATACCTTCCAaccacttgggaagaaatccaTAACGCCTACTGCGCCGAGGTAAGAGTCGATGAGGACGACCTCAACGGTCCGACCCAATGGTTGACGTCAGTTCAAACTGAAGCAAGGAAAGATCATCGCAACGACGGTCGAAGAGATCAGTCGGGGCCTCGTCTCGGCCAAGAAAGGCATTAG